A stretch of the Thunnus thynnus chromosome 7, fThuThy2.1, whole genome shotgun sequence genome encodes the following:
- the LOC137185647 gene encoding succinate dehydrogenase [ubiquinone] cytochrome b small subunit B, mitochondrial-like, giving the protein MAAIVRLSSVCRRGVKPLFYQSTLLARPLAVPHKYQEQPHLLTARIHVSQALNAGSGSKAASLHWTAERVLSILLLAMGPVAYFNPGPAIDYSLAAALTLHGHWGIGQVLTDYVHGDAKIKLANAGLFVLSTVTFAGLCYFNYNDVGICKAIALLWSK; this is encoded by the exons ATGGCGGCTATCGTCCGGTTGAGTTCTGTGTGTCGCAGAGGAGTTAAAC CTCTGTTCTACCAAAGCACTTTGTTGGCCAGGCCGCTGGCTGTACCACACAAATACCAGGAGCAGCCGCACCTGCTGACAGCGAGGATTCATGTGTCGCAGGCCCTGAACG CGGGCTCTGGCTCCAAAGCGGCCTCTCTGCACTGGACAGCAGAGCGAGTGCTGAGCATCCTGCTGCTGGCCATGGGGCCCGTAGCCTATTTTAACCCTGGTCCTGCCATAGACTACTCCCTGGCTGCTGCCCTGACCCTGCATGGACACTG GGGTATCGGGCAGGTGTTAACAGACTACGTTCACGGGGACGCAAAGATCAAGCTTGCCAACGCAGGCCTCTTCGTTCTGTCCACGGTCACCTTCGCTGGTCTTTGCTACTTCAACTACAACGACGTGGGCATCTGCAAAGCTATCGCCCTGCTATGGAGCAAATGA